One Gadus morhua chromosome 13, gadMor3.0, whole genome shotgun sequence genomic window carries:
- the LOC115557167 gene encoding protein LSM14 homolog B isoform X2 yields MSGGGGTPYIGSKISLISKAQIRYEGILSSVDTDKSTVALAKVKSYGTEGRHTDRPIPPKDDVYEYIIFRGSDIKDITVSEPPKQHHGLPPDPAIVQSSVGGSSGAYNPRWSQYRDMMPSYNQLAASSLLNQQYAAALGLAPGFQGLPSRRGPMVEQAVQTLPMASAAQKRAQPANQPQARQPVRPSPRPGRDGPQPLRRNAPSSQVAPPTDANRVKEQTNDENQRPRRKQGSRRSRNRGRGQLLVKNSKPSTLQFESDFDFETANAEFNKNEIVKEASDWEEKVEPGVEVQENQSPESSPVEKCYDKAKCFFDNISSDLKPRTTWAEEKKLNIETFGVPGRFLRGRGFRGYRARRGQSGTEQPAPPKVGSGRV; encoded by the exons ATGAGCGGCGGAGGAGGTACGCCTTACATTGGCAGTAAAATCAGTTTAATATCCAAAGCCCAGATTCGTTATGAGGGCATTTTGTCCTCCGTCGACACGGACAAGTCAACAGTGGCTTTAGCGAAAG TCAAATCATATGGGACTGAAGGGCGTCACACGGACAGACCAATTCCCCCCAAAGATGACGTTTATGAATACATAATCTTCCGGGGCAGTGACATCAAAGATATAACCGTGTCTGAACCGCCGAAGCAACACCATGGCTTGCCTCCTGACCCTGCTATTGTTCAA TCATCTGTCGGCGGATCATCTGGTGCGTACAATCCACGCTGGAGTCAATACAGGGACATGATGCCCTCCTACAACCAGCTGGCTGCTAGCTCTCTACTCAACCAGCAGTATGCAGCTGCCCTGGGACTAG CACCAGGATTTCAGGGCCTCCCATCCAGAAGAGGCCCAATGGTAGAACAGGCTGTTCAGACTCTTCCGATGGCCAGCGCAGCCCAGAAAAGGGCTCAGCCGGCCAACCAGCCGCAGGCCAGACAGCCAGTTCGTCCCTCGCCGCGGCCCGGCCGAGATGGACCCCAGCCACTGAGGAGGAATGCTCCCAGCA GTCAAGTAGCGCCACCGACCGATGCAAACAGGGTTAAAGAACAAACCAATGATGAAAATCAAAGGCCAAGAAGAAAACAAG GAAGCCGCAGGTCCAGGAACAGGGGCCGAGGCCAGCTGCTTGTGAAGAACTCAAAGCCTTCCACCTTGCAGTTTGAGTCGGATTTTGACTTTGAAACTGCCAATGCTGAGTTCAACAAAAATGAGATCGTAAAGGAGGCTTCAG AttgggaggagaaggtggaacCTGGTGTGGAggtccaggagaaccagagccCCGAGAGTTCCCCTGTGGAGAAGTGCTACGACAAGGCAAAGTGCTTCTTTGACAACATCTCCTCAGACCTCAAACCCCG GACCACCTgggcggaggagaagaagctgaaCATTGAGACCTTTGGCGTTCCTGGGCGCTTCCTGAGGGGCCGGGGGTTCAGAGGGTACCGCGCCCGCAGAGGCCAGTCTGGCACGGAGCAGCCTGCCCCGCCTAAAGTGGGCAGTGGAAGAGTGTga
- the LOC115557167 gene encoding protein LSM14 homolog B isoform X1 codes for MSGGGGTPYIGSKISLISKAQIRYEGILSSVDTDKSTVALAKVKSYGTEGRHTDRPIPPKDDVYEYIIFRGSDIKDITVSEPPKQHHGLPPDPAIVQSSVGGSSGAYNPRWSQYRDMMPSYNQLAASSLLNQQYAAALGLAPGFQGLPSRRGPMVEQAVQTLPMASAAQKRAQPANQPQARQPVRPSPRPGRDGPQPLRRNAPSSQVAPPTDANRVKEQTNDENQRPRRKQGSRRSRNRGRGQLLVKNSKPSTLQFESDFDFETANAEFNKNEIVKEASDWEEKVEPGVEVQENQSPESSPVEKCYDKAKCFFDNISSDLKPRRTTWAEEKKLNIETFGVPGRFLRGRGFRGYRARRGQSGTEQPAPPKVGSGRV; via the exons ATGAGCGGCGGAGGAGGTACGCCTTACATTGGCAGTAAAATCAGTTTAATATCCAAAGCCCAGATTCGTTATGAGGGCATTTTGTCCTCCGTCGACACGGACAAGTCAACAGTGGCTTTAGCGAAAG TCAAATCATATGGGACTGAAGGGCGTCACACGGACAGACCAATTCCCCCCAAAGATGACGTTTATGAATACATAATCTTCCGGGGCAGTGACATCAAAGATATAACCGTGTCTGAACCGCCGAAGCAACACCATGGCTTGCCTCCTGACCCTGCTATTGTTCAA TCATCTGTCGGCGGATCATCTGGTGCGTACAATCCACGCTGGAGTCAATACAGGGACATGATGCCCTCCTACAACCAGCTGGCTGCTAGCTCTCTACTCAACCAGCAGTATGCAGCTGCCCTGGGACTAG CACCAGGATTTCAGGGCCTCCCATCCAGAAGAGGCCCAATGGTAGAACAGGCTGTTCAGACTCTTCCGATGGCCAGCGCAGCCCAGAAAAGGGCTCAGCCGGCCAACCAGCCGCAGGCCAGACAGCCAGTTCGTCCCTCGCCGCGGCCCGGCCGAGATGGACCCCAGCCACTGAGGAGGAATGCTCCCAGCA GTCAAGTAGCGCCACCGACCGATGCAAACAGGGTTAAAGAACAAACCAATGATGAAAATCAAAGGCCAAGAAGAAAACAAG GAAGCCGCAGGTCCAGGAACAGGGGCCGAGGCCAGCTGCTTGTGAAGAACTCAAAGCCTTCCACCTTGCAGTTTGAGTCGGATTTTGACTTTGAAACTGCCAATGCTGAGTTCAACAAAAATGAGATCGTAAAGGAGGCTTCAG AttgggaggagaaggtggaacCTGGTGTGGAggtccaggagaaccagagccCCGAGAGTTCCCCTGTGGAGAAGTGCTACGACAAGGCAAAGTGCTTCTTTGACAACATCTCCTCAGACCTCAAACCCCG AAGGACCACCTgggcggaggagaagaagctgaaCATTGAGACCTTTGGCGTTCCTGGGCGCTTCCTGAGGGGCCGGGGGTTCAGAGGGTACCGCGCCCGCAGAGGCCAGTCTGGCACGGAGCAGCCTGCCCCGCCTAAAGTGGGCAGTGGAAGAGTGTga
- the cdh27 gene encoding cadherin-like protein 26 isoform X1 — protein sequence MVWLALLCCALLGVTSSSELMIRRRRSWIIDSFTLEEGHPGPFPYELGKIKVERSYQITFEIFGMGVDEHPEGVLTIDSTTGILSAHKSVDYEELKTLKQLKLLASKDDKTLDTKLGIEISILDINDNPPRFPNDLYEVTVEEAVAQGTNLLSVLAYDRDRPETPNSTFHYEIGTVSPKPPNAEFVMGLSGQLSFRGCLDYEVGDVYKVLLVAKDHGEVVSLSSTTTALIHIQDGNNHLPVITGKTGTMTVKEGETGVVPLRLHVADRDLEHTPAWNAKYTIEGDTGGNFKVETDPITNDGILTVLKPLDFEEVTERELLFSVENEMPYYSCKVKARPTSGLWEVDTSGGPAGPVGAGPKPDSLRVTIQVEDINDPPMFTVLVHEAGLVENVAIGTYVQTVTAVDPDSSHARDFVYKIGKDPGDWLNVDPHTGVITTAKRPDRESPHVVDNIYTAILHAVDSGEPPMTGTATLLLHVFDQNDNAPTLSVNNVVVCIGDVPTSTNLTALDPDDVPFGGPFTFELLGEVEGKWSVDPLHGYKVNLVKETIVHSGIHMVELKISDLQGAFAVNNLSVTVCDCTATPSCRERRASSSTVGFGATGILFFALLVLMITLMLSFLMTCKKDFTFLKTDLPNGESLLSSNVEIPGTDCKIPTKPPTKFYLPVHDFVEIMQRTSSFKAVQESFHQQDYWEYNQRRSTHMYQYQEGSAKSGFLSDGGLLELLQQRMQRVQATEDDLHDYYPHLYADEGDDADPHNDQEKIDILEAVFDHRQLDDLGPRFKGLASVCTPAQ from the exons ATGGTCTGGCTTGCTCTACTG TGTTGTGCTCTGCTTGGCGTGACCAGCAGCTCCGAGCTCATGATTCGACGGAGAAGGTCATGGATCATTGACAGCTTTACTTTGGAAGAGGGGCACCCAGGCCCCTTCCCCTATGAACTTGGCAAG ATTAAAGTGGAGAGGTCTTACCAAATCACTTTTGAAATCTTTGGCATGGGAGTGGATGAGCATCCAGAAGGGGTCCTCACCATAGACAGTACGACTGGCATCCTCAGTGCCCACAAGTCTGTGGACTATGAGGAATTGAAGACACTCAAG CAGTTGAAATTATTGGCCTCAAAGGACGATAAAACCCTGGACACAAAGTTAGGAATTGAGATATCGATATTGGACATCAACGACAACCCACCGCGCTTTCCAAACGACCTGTATGAAGTCACCGTTGAGGAAGCTGTAGCTCAAG GAAcaaatctcctgagtgtgttggcaTATGACAGAGACCGACCCGAAACACCTAATTCCACCTTCCACTATGAGATCGGGACTGTTTCCCCGAAACCACCCAATGCCGAGTTTGTTATGGGGCTGTCTGGTCAACTGTCATTCAGGGGTTGTTTGGATTatgag GTGGGGGATGTGTACAAAGTGTTGCTGGTGGCTAAGGACCATGGTGAAGTGGTGAGTTTGTCGAGTACCACAACAGCCCTGATCCACATCCAGGACGGTAATAATCACCTTCCAGTCATCACCGGAAAGACA GGCACTATGACTGTGAAAGAGGGGGAGACTGGCGTGGTTCCCCTTCGTCTGCACGTCGCAGACAGAGACCTGGAGCACACGCCTGCATGGAATGCCAAGTACACCATTGAAGGCGACACGGGAGGGAACTTCAAGGTGGAAACGGACCCAATCACCAACGATGGAATCCTCACAGTCTTAAAA CCCTTGGACTTTGAAGAGGTCACAGAGAGGGAGCTGCTCTTCTCAGTAGAAAATGAGATGCCGTATTACTCGTGTAAGGTTAAAGCAAGGCCCACGTCCGGCCTGTGGGAGGTTGACACCAGTGGCGGTCCAGCCGGCccagtgggggcggggccaaagCCGGACTCCCTGAGGGTCACCATTCAGGTGGAGGACATCAACGACCCCCCGATGTTCACAGTGCTGGTCCACGAGGCCGGGCTGGTGGAGAACGTGGCCATCGGTACCTACGTGCAGACGGTCACTGCTGTGGACCCTGACTCCAGTCACGCCAGAGACTTTGT GTATAAGATAGGTAAAGATCCAGGTGACTGGCTGAATGTGGACCCACATACAGGCGTCATTACAACAGCCAAACGCCCGGACAGAGAATCCCCCCATGTGGTTGACAACATTTACACTGCAATCCTCCATGCAGTGGACAGCG GCGAGCCCCCTATGACAGGCACGGCTACATTGCTTCTCCATGTGTTCGACCAGAACGATAATGCTCCGACGCTCTCAGTAAACAACGTGGTGGTGTGTATCGGCGACGTCCCCACCAGCACCAACCTCACGGCCCTGGACCCGGACGATGTGCCCTTTGGAGGACCTTTTACATTTGAACTCCTGGGAGAGGTCGAGGGGAAATGGAGCGTGGATCCCTTACATG GCTACAAAGTGAACCTGGTGAAAGAAACTATTGTTCATTCTGGCATACATATGGTGGAGCTCAAGATATCTGACCTACAAGGCGCCTTTGCCGTAAACAacctgtctgtgactgtgtgcgaCTGCACGGCCACACCCTCCTGCAGGGAGCGCAGGGCCTCTTCCTCCACCGTTGGCTTTGGAGCAACTGGCATCTTGTTCTTTGCCCTGCTTGTACTCATGA TTACACTGATGTTATCATTCTTGATGACATGCAAGAAGGATTTCACCTTTTTGAAGACTGATCTGCCAAATGGAGAGTCACTACTCTCATCCAACGTTGAGATACCAGGAACAGATTGCAAG ATACCTACCAAACCACCTACAAAATTCTATCTACCGGTACATGATTTTGTTGAAATAATGCAGCGCACATCCTCATTCAAG GCCGTGCAAGAAAGCTTCCATCAGCAAGATTACTGGGAGTAT AATCAAAGACGGAGCACACACATGTACCAATACCAAGAAGGCTCAGCCAAGTCAGGCTTCCTGTCAGATGGAGGCCTCCTGGAACTGCTTCAACAG AGAATGCAACGTGTCCAGGCCACGGAGGATGATTTGCATGACTATTACCCACACCTGTATgctgatgagggggatgatgcAGACCCACACAATGACCAAGAAAAGATCGACATTTTAGAAGCAGTCTTCGATCATCGACAGCTTGATGACCTTGGCCCACGTTTTAAGGGACTAGCATCAGTTTGTACACCAGCACAATAG
- the cdh27 gene encoding cadherin-like protein 26 isoform X2: MVWLALLCCALLGVTSSSELMIRRRRSWIIDSFTLEEGHPGPFPYELGKIKVERSYQITFEIFGMGVDEHPEGVLTIDSTTGILSAHKSVDYEELKTLKLKLLASKDDKTLDTKLGIEISILDINDNPPRFPNDLYEVTVEEAVAQGTNLLSVLAYDRDRPETPNSTFHYEIGTVSPKPPNAEFVMGLSGQLSFRGCLDYEVGDVYKVLLVAKDHGEVVSLSSTTTALIHIQDGNNHLPVITGKTGTMTVKEGETGVVPLRLHVADRDLEHTPAWNAKYTIEGDTGGNFKVETDPITNDGILTVLKPLDFEEVTERELLFSVENEMPYYSCKVKARPTSGLWEVDTSGGPAGPVGAGPKPDSLRVTIQVEDINDPPMFTVLVHEAGLVENVAIGTYVQTVTAVDPDSSHARDFVYKIGKDPGDWLNVDPHTGVITTAKRPDRESPHVVDNIYTAILHAVDSGEPPMTGTATLLLHVFDQNDNAPTLSVNNVVVCIGDVPTSTNLTALDPDDVPFGGPFTFELLGEVEGKWSVDPLHGYKVNLVKETIVHSGIHMVELKISDLQGAFAVNNLSVTVCDCTATPSCRERRASSSTVGFGATGILFFALLVLMITLMLSFLMTCKKDFTFLKTDLPNGESLLSSNVEIPGTDCKIPTKPPTKFYLPVHDFVEIMQRTSSFKAVQESFHQQDYWEYNQRRSTHMYQYQEGSAKSGFLSDGGLLELLQQRMQRVQATEDDLHDYYPHLYADEGDDADPHNDQEKIDILEAVFDHRQLDDLGPRFKGLASVCTPAQ, translated from the exons ATGGTCTGGCTTGCTCTACTG TGTTGTGCTCTGCTTGGCGTGACCAGCAGCTCCGAGCTCATGATTCGACGGAGAAGGTCATGGATCATTGACAGCTTTACTTTGGAAGAGGGGCACCCAGGCCCCTTCCCCTATGAACTTGGCAAG ATTAAAGTGGAGAGGTCTTACCAAATCACTTTTGAAATCTTTGGCATGGGAGTGGATGAGCATCCAGAAGGGGTCCTCACCATAGACAGTACGACTGGCATCCTCAGTGCCCACAAGTCTGTGGACTATGAGGAATTGAAGACACTCAAG TTGAAATTATTGGCCTCAAAGGACGATAAAACCCTGGACACAAAGTTAGGAATTGAGATATCGATATTGGACATCAACGACAACCCACCGCGCTTTCCAAACGACCTGTATGAAGTCACCGTTGAGGAAGCTGTAGCTCAAG GAAcaaatctcctgagtgtgttggcaTATGACAGAGACCGACCCGAAACACCTAATTCCACCTTCCACTATGAGATCGGGACTGTTTCCCCGAAACCACCCAATGCCGAGTTTGTTATGGGGCTGTCTGGTCAACTGTCATTCAGGGGTTGTTTGGATTatgag GTGGGGGATGTGTACAAAGTGTTGCTGGTGGCTAAGGACCATGGTGAAGTGGTGAGTTTGTCGAGTACCACAACAGCCCTGATCCACATCCAGGACGGTAATAATCACCTTCCAGTCATCACCGGAAAGACA GGCACTATGACTGTGAAAGAGGGGGAGACTGGCGTGGTTCCCCTTCGTCTGCACGTCGCAGACAGAGACCTGGAGCACACGCCTGCATGGAATGCCAAGTACACCATTGAAGGCGACACGGGAGGGAACTTCAAGGTGGAAACGGACCCAATCACCAACGATGGAATCCTCACAGTCTTAAAA CCCTTGGACTTTGAAGAGGTCACAGAGAGGGAGCTGCTCTTCTCAGTAGAAAATGAGATGCCGTATTACTCGTGTAAGGTTAAAGCAAGGCCCACGTCCGGCCTGTGGGAGGTTGACACCAGTGGCGGTCCAGCCGGCccagtgggggcggggccaaagCCGGACTCCCTGAGGGTCACCATTCAGGTGGAGGACATCAACGACCCCCCGATGTTCACAGTGCTGGTCCACGAGGCCGGGCTGGTGGAGAACGTGGCCATCGGTACCTACGTGCAGACGGTCACTGCTGTGGACCCTGACTCCAGTCACGCCAGAGACTTTGT GTATAAGATAGGTAAAGATCCAGGTGACTGGCTGAATGTGGACCCACATACAGGCGTCATTACAACAGCCAAACGCCCGGACAGAGAATCCCCCCATGTGGTTGACAACATTTACACTGCAATCCTCCATGCAGTGGACAGCG GCGAGCCCCCTATGACAGGCACGGCTACATTGCTTCTCCATGTGTTCGACCAGAACGATAATGCTCCGACGCTCTCAGTAAACAACGTGGTGGTGTGTATCGGCGACGTCCCCACCAGCACCAACCTCACGGCCCTGGACCCGGACGATGTGCCCTTTGGAGGACCTTTTACATTTGAACTCCTGGGAGAGGTCGAGGGGAAATGGAGCGTGGATCCCTTACATG GCTACAAAGTGAACCTGGTGAAAGAAACTATTGTTCATTCTGGCATACATATGGTGGAGCTCAAGATATCTGACCTACAAGGCGCCTTTGCCGTAAACAacctgtctgtgactgtgtgcgaCTGCACGGCCACACCCTCCTGCAGGGAGCGCAGGGCCTCTTCCTCCACCGTTGGCTTTGGAGCAACTGGCATCTTGTTCTTTGCCCTGCTTGTACTCATGA TTACACTGATGTTATCATTCTTGATGACATGCAAGAAGGATTTCACCTTTTTGAAGACTGATCTGCCAAATGGAGAGTCACTACTCTCATCCAACGTTGAGATACCAGGAACAGATTGCAAG ATACCTACCAAACCACCTACAAAATTCTATCTACCGGTACATGATTTTGTTGAAATAATGCAGCGCACATCCTCATTCAAG GCCGTGCAAGAAAGCTTCCATCAGCAAGATTACTGGGAGTAT AATCAAAGACGGAGCACACACATGTACCAATACCAAGAAGGCTCAGCCAAGTCAGGCTTCCTGTCAGATGGAGGCCTCCTGGAACTGCTTCAACAG AGAATGCAACGTGTCCAGGCCACGGAGGATGATTTGCATGACTATTACCCACACCTGTATgctgatgagggggatgatgcAGACCCACACAATGACCAAGAAAAGATCGACATTTTAGAAGCAGTCTTCGATCATCGACAGCTTGATGACCTTGGCCCACGTTTTAAGGGACTAGCATCAGTTTGTACACCAGCACAATAG
- the cdh27 gene encoding cadherin-like protein 26 isoform X3, whose protein sequence is MVWLALLCCALLGVTSSSELMIRRRRSWIIDSFTLEEGHPGPFPYELGKIKVERSYQITFEIFGMGVDEHPEGVLTIDSTTGILSAHKSVDYEELKTLKQLKLLASKDDKTLDTKLGIEISILDINDNPPRFPNDLYEVTVEEAVAQGTNLLSVLAYDRDRPETPNSTFHYEIGTVSPKPPNAEFVMGLSGQLSFRGCLDYEVGDVYKVLLVAKDHGEVVSLSSTTTALIHIQDGNNHLPVITGKTGTMTVKEGETGVVPLRLHVADRDLEHTPAWNAKYTIEGDTGGNFKVETDPITNDGILTVLKPLDFEEVTERELLFSVENEMPYYSCKVKARPTSGLWEVDTSGGPAGPVGAGPKPDSLRVTIQVEDINDPPMFTVLVHEAGLVENVAIGTYVQTVTAVDPDSSHARDFVYKIGKDPGDWLNVDPHTGVITTAKRPDRESPHVVDNIYTAILHAVDSGEPPMTGTATLLLHVFDQNDNAPTLSVNNVVVCIGDVPTSTNLTALDPDDVPFGGPFTFELLGEVEGKWSVDPLHGYKVNLVKETIVHSGIHMVELKISDLQGAFAVNNLSVTVCDCTATPSCRERRASSSTVGFGATGILFFALLVLMITLMLSFLMTCKKDFTFLKTDLPNGESLLSSNVEIPGTDCKIPTKPPTKFYLPVHDFVEIMQRTSSFKAVQESFHQQDYWEIKDGAHTCTNTKKAQPSQASCQMEASWNCFNRECNVSRPRRMICMTITHTCMLMRGMMQTHTMTKKRSTF, encoded by the exons ATGGTCTGGCTTGCTCTACTG TGTTGTGCTCTGCTTGGCGTGACCAGCAGCTCCGAGCTCATGATTCGACGGAGAAGGTCATGGATCATTGACAGCTTTACTTTGGAAGAGGGGCACCCAGGCCCCTTCCCCTATGAACTTGGCAAG ATTAAAGTGGAGAGGTCTTACCAAATCACTTTTGAAATCTTTGGCATGGGAGTGGATGAGCATCCAGAAGGGGTCCTCACCATAGACAGTACGACTGGCATCCTCAGTGCCCACAAGTCTGTGGACTATGAGGAATTGAAGACACTCAAG CAGTTGAAATTATTGGCCTCAAAGGACGATAAAACCCTGGACACAAAGTTAGGAATTGAGATATCGATATTGGACATCAACGACAACCCACCGCGCTTTCCAAACGACCTGTATGAAGTCACCGTTGAGGAAGCTGTAGCTCAAG GAAcaaatctcctgagtgtgttggcaTATGACAGAGACCGACCCGAAACACCTAATTCCACCTTCCACTATGAGATCGGGACTGTTTCCCCGAAACCACCCAATGCCGAGTTTGTTATGGGGCTGTCTGGTCAACTGTCATTCAGGGGTTGTTTGGATTatgag GTGGGGGATGTGTACAAAGTGTTGCTGGTGGCTAAGGACCATGGTGAAGTGGTGAGTTTGTCGAGTACCACAACAGCCCTGATCCACATCCAGGACGGTAATAATCACCTTCCAGTCATCACCGGAAAGACA GGCACTATGACTGTGAAAGAGGGGGAGACTGGCGTGGTTCCCCTTCGTCTGCACGTCGCAGACAGAGACCTGGAGCACACGCCTGCATGGAATGCCAAGTACACCATTGAAGGCGACACGGGAGGGAACTTCAAGGTGGAAACGGACCCAATCACCAACGATGGAATCCTCACAGTCTTAAAA CCCTTGGACTTTGAAGAGGTCACAGAGAGGGAGCTGCTCTTCTCAGTAGAAAATGAGATGCCGTATTACTCGTGTAAGGTTAAAGCAAGGCCCACGTCCGGCCTGTGGGAGGTTGACACCAGTGGCGGTCCAGCCGGCccagtgggggcggggccaaagCCGGACTCCCTGAGGGTCACCATTCAGGTGGAGGACATCAACGACCCCCCGATGTTCACAGTGCTGGTCCACGAGGCCGGGCTGGTGGAGAACGTGGCCATCGGTACCTACGTGCAGACGGTCACTGCTGTGGACCCTGACTCCAGTCACGCCAGAGACTTTGT GTATAAGATAGGTAAAGATCCAGGTGACTGGCTGAATGTGGACCCACATACAGGCGTCATTACAACAGCCAAACGCCCGGACAGAGAATCCCCCCATGTGGTTGACAACATTTACACTGCAATCCTCCATGCAGTGGACAGCG GCGAGCCCCCTATGACAGGCACGGCTACATTGCTTCTCCATGTGTTCGACCAGAACGATAATGCTCCGACGCTCTCAGTAAACAACGTGGTGGTGTGTATCGGCGACGTCCCCACCAGCACCAACCTCACGGCCCTGGACCCGGACGATGTGCCCTTTGGAGGACCTTTTACATTTGAACTCCTGGGAGAGGTCGAGGGGAAATGGAGCGTGGATCCCTTACATG GCTACAAAGTGAACCTGGTGAAAGAAACTATTGTTCATTCTGGCATACATATGGTGGAGCTCAAGATATCTGACCTACAAGGCGCCTTTGCCGTAAACAacctgtctgtgactgtgtgcgaCTGCACGGCCACACCCTCCTGCAGGGAGCGCAGGGCCTCTTCCTCCACCGTTGGCTTTGGAGCAACTGGCATCTTGTTCTTTGCCCTGCTTGTACTCATGA TTACACTGATGTTATCATTCTTGATGACATGCAAGAAGGATTTCACCTTTTTGAAGACTGATCTGCCAAATGGAGAGTCACTACTCTCATCCAACGTTGAGATACCAGGAACAGATTGCAAG ATACCTACCAAACCACCTACAAAATTCTATCTACCGGTACATGATTTTGTTGAAATAATGCAGCGCACATCCTCATTCAAG GCCGTGCAAGAAAGCTTCCATCAGCAAGATTACTGGGA AATCAAAGACGGAGCACACACATGTACCAATACCAAGAAGGCTCAGCCAAGTCAGGCTTCCTGTCAGATGGAGGCCTCCTGGAACTGCTTCAACAG AGAATGCAACGTGTCCAGGCCACGGAGGATGATTTGCATGACTATTACCCACACCTGTATgctgatgagggggatgatgcAGACCCACACAATGACCAAGAAAAGATCGACATTTTAG
- the LOC115557168 gene encoding dysbindin domain-containing protein 2, whose protein sequence is MNSSAANINSKRLPSEGEPGQRGADVDTAGQQLRLKERRFFEEVFQHDVDMYLSAAHLAIREHRRPPIGSISSMEVNVDLLDQMEHFDISDQDAFDVFFSSGEESMLNSPLPGQAPGNNNNNNHHGEVVHHGLFRHVLEGLDGKSRVSSTSSESSTNSQSPAANGNGRDTPLASLSDEEGEGTESSGGLYGATPTERDTSKAPSASSTTT, encoded by the exons CGGAGGGCGAGCCAGGCCAGCGGGGAGCAGACGTGGACACGGCAGGCCAGCAGCTGAGGCTGAAGGAGCGGCGCTTCTTTGAGGAGGTGTTCCAGCACGACGTGGACATGTACCTCTCCGCCGCACACCTGGCCATCCGGGAGCACCGACGAC CTCCCATCGGCAGCATATCCTCCATGGAGGTGAACGTGGACCTTCTGGACCAGATGGAACACTTTGACATCTCAGACCAGGACGCCTTCGATGTGTTCTTCAGCTCTGGAGAAGAGAGCATGCTCAACTCTCCACTGCCAG GTCAGGCGCccgggaacaacaacaacaacaaccaccacggCGAGGTCGTCCACCACGGACTCTTCCGCCACGTGCTGGAGGGGCTCGACGGCAAGTCCCGcgtgtcctccacctcctccgagTCCTCCACCAACAGCCAGAGCCCTGCCGCCAACGGCAACGGCAGAGACACCCCCCTGGCGTCTCTGTcggacgaggagggggaggggacggaGAGCAGCGGGGGGCTCTACGGCGCTAcgcccacagagagagacacatcaaAGGCGCCGTCGGCCTCCTCCACGACGACCTGA